Proteins from a single region of Haloplanus sp. GDY1:
- a CDS encoding HpcH/HpaI aldolase/citrate lyase family protein — protein MSEDVELRRTQLATPASDPDFMESASRSDADEVFLDLEDSVAPNAKAEAREPLIEAAQEHDWSDKILSFRMNGIDTKWWYDDIIEVVGQAGEYIDDIIIPKVASPSDVHTVENLLAQVEENNGLEVGGIGLEPQIEDGEGMHNVHDIAHSSDRLSSIIFGPGDYSAAMGTPGLDIGQFPDYPGHYWHHALSECNAAAKSAGLPCMDGPYADIDDPEGFRESAENANMLGCDGKWAIHPSQIELGNEVFAPDPEVAERAERIVEAYAEAMEEGKGAVSVDGQMVDEATNKMAQDIVDKARAAGIL, from the coding sequence ATGTCTGAAGACGTAGAACTCCGTCGCACACAGCTCGCGACGCCGGCTAGCGACCCCGACTTCATGGAGAGCGCCTCCCGGAGCGACGCCGACGAAGTCTTCCTCGACCTGGAGGACTCCGTCGCGCCGAACGCGAAGGCCGAGGCCCGAGAACCGCTCATCGAGGCGGCCCAGGAACACGACTGGTCGGACAAGATCCTGTCGTTCCGGATGAACGGCATCGACACCAAGTGGTGGTACGACGACATCATCGAGGTCGTCGGCCAGGCGGGCGAGTACATCGACGACATCATCATCCCGAAGGTCGCCAGTCCGAGCGACGTCCACACCGTCGAGAACCTCCTCGCGCAGGTCGAGGAGAACAACGGTCTGGAGGTCGGCGGCATCGGTCTGGAGCCCCAGATCGAGGACGGCGAGGGCATGCACAACGTCCACGACATCGCCCACTCCTCCGACCGGCTGAGTTCGATCATCTTCGGCCCCGGCGACTACTCCGCCGCGATGGGGACCCCCGGCCTGGACATCGGCCAGTTCCCCGACTACCCCGGCCACTACTGGCACCACGCGCTCTCCGAGTGTAACGCCGCCGCGAAGAGCGCCGGCCTGCCGTGCATGGACGGCCCGTACGCCGACATCGACGACCCCGAGGGCTTCCGCGAGTCCGCGGAGAACGCCAACATGCTCGGCTGTGACGGCAAGTGGGCCATCCACCCGAGCCAGATCGAACTCGGCAACGAAGTGTTCGCCCCCGATCCGGAGGTGGCCGAACGCGCCGAGCGCATCGTCGAGGCCTACGCCGAGGCGATGGAGGAAGGCAAGGGCGCCGTCTCCGTCGACGGCCAGATGGTCGACGAGGCCACCAACAAGATGGCCCAGGACATCGTCGACAAGGCGCGGGCCGCCGGCATCCTCTAG
- a CDS encoding DsbA family protein: MNDESAPIRATRRGVLAGGLSALGAGCLGSAGGGGSEGEGDAASLATHPVGANLDAQPRLGPPPGEATGTVVAFEDPSCPRCAAFERDTVPRIRSELVDPGDATFVARTIPVVYPWGEPAVHALEATFARDADAFWALAGHYFDEQDAFDAGNVLDRTEAFLAAETEVDASGVVADAESEAYADAVEADLAASEAADVSGTPTVFLFRDGQYRTRATGSVSFDFVTGALGL; encoded by the coding sequence ATGAACGACGAGTCGGCGCCGATCCGAGCGACGCGACGGGGGGTCCTCGCGGGCGGACTGTCGGCCCTCGGCGCGGGCTGTCTCGGGTCGGCCGGCGGTGGCGGTAGCGAGGGCGAGGGCGACGCGGCGAGCCTCGCCACCCACCCGGTCGGCGCGAACCTGGACGCCCAGCCCCGTCTCGGGCCGCCCCCGGGCGAGGCGACGGGAACCGTCGTCGCCTTCGAGGACCCCTCCTGTCCCCGGTGTGCCGCGTTCGAACGCGACACCGTCCCCAGGATCCGGTCGGAACTCGTCGACCCCGGCGACGCGACGTTCGTCGCCCGGACCATCCCCGTCGTCTACCCGTGGGGCGAGCCCGCCGTCCACGCGCTCGAAGCGACGTTCGCGCGCGACGCCGACGCGTTCTGGGCGCTCGCCGGCCACTACTTCGACGAACAGGACGCCTTCGACGCCGGGAACGTCCTCGACCGGACCGAGGCGTTCCTCGCCGCGGAGACCGAGGTGGACGCGTCGGGCGTCGTCGCCGACGCCGAGAGCGAGGCCTACGCCGACGCCGTCGAGGCGGACCTCGCGGCGAGCGAGGCGGCGGACGTGAGCGGGACGCCCACGGTCTTTCTCTTCCGCGACGGCCAGTACCGGACGCGCGCGACCGGATCGGTCAGCTTCGACTTCGTGACCGGGGCACTGGGACTGTGA
- a CDS encoding FAD-binding and (Fe-S)-binding domain-containing protein produces the protein MAIDERSTGLETSADSLGHDHPDAEEYRALAEDLREGVQGDVSFDEYAQVLYATDGSIYQAKPAGVVLPRTVDDVQHTVETAAEHGVPILPRGTGSSLGGQTVGPGCVVVDFTRYMDDIVDVDPDGQRAVVQPGVVQDHLDNHLEQYGLKFAPDPASSNRSTIVGGIGNNSTGAHSVRYGITDAYTEELDVVLADGSLIHTEEVVLDSDEWDEKVSGDGLEAQIYETTRRLVEDHEEEIEEKYPDLKRSVSGYNLQKVIYENEDGEEVINLSKLFVGAEGTLGVIVEAEVSLVTLPEETALVLYCFDDLVETMEAVPQALQFDVGAVELMDDEVFQLAADSTEYAQYVEMIPEGTKAALMLEFDSELVDDFHEAIEETNEFFVENGDAFHAIEAYTEEDQADIWKLRKAAIPLLMGMKGDPKPYPFIEDATVPPEELSEYVFEFEEVLENHGTSAAYFAHAGSGTLHIRPILNLKEEEGIEKMHSITEDVTDLVLEHHGSFSGEHGDGMARTEFNPKMYGDELWQAFKELKTAFDPEWQMHPGNVVYRDGPEDVGPDSDRGVGADMREHLRYGADYQSVEPQTALDFEDEGGFSHLVELCNGCGTCRQTDSEVMCPTYRASEEEIQTTRGRANMLRAAISGELDEEEIYSERFQEEVMDLCVGCKGCKSDCPTGVDMAKLKTEVKHQYHQEEGVSLRERVFANIDTLSKLGSMTAPLSNLAPKVPGARAVMEEALGVSRERELPTFASESLEAWFEERGRCKVAPSEAQDQVLLFPDTYTNYIYPDAGKAAIEVLEAADVFVRIPDDVAPSGRAAFSSGMLDLCRERAERNVSALHEAVDDGWSVVFIEPSDAVMFQDEYRDLLSGSAVEAVSDAAYGIMEYADVTGLTDGVEFDAPSRSLAYHGHCNQKATNKDHHALAALQGAGYDVDPLNTTCCGMAGSFGYHEEHYDISQAIGSLLFEEVEESPADQVTAPGASCRSQLGDEYDDHPPHPVEKLGDALR, from the coding sequence ATGGCCATTGATGAACGATCCACGGGATTAGAGACCTCGGCGGACTCACTGGGGCACGACCACCCCGACGCCGAGGAGTACCGGGCCCTGGCCGAGGACCTCCGTGAGGGTGTGCAGGGGGACGTTTCCTTCGACGAGTACGCACAGGTACTCTACGCGACGGACGGGAGCATCTACCAGGCGAAGCCGGCGGGCGTCGTCCTGCCGCGGACCGTCGACGACGTCCAGCACACGGTGGAGACGGCGGCCGAACACGGCGTGCCGATCCTGCCGCGCGGGACGGGGTCCTCGCTCGGCGGCCAGACGGTCGGGCCGGGGTGTGTCGTCGTCGACTTCACGCGGTACATGGACGACATCGTGGACGTCGACCCCGACGGGCAGCGGGCGGTCGTCCAGCCCGGGGTCGTGCAGGACCACCTCGACAACCACCTCGAACAGTACGGCCTGAAGTTCGCGCCGGACCCGGCCTCCTCGAACCGGTCGACCATCGTGGGCGGCATCGGCAACAACTCCACGGGCGCTCACTCGGTTCGGTACGGCATCACCGACGCCTACACCGAGGAACTCGACGTGGTACTCGCCGACGGCTCGCTGATCCACACCGAGGAGGTCGTCCTCGACAGCGACGAGTGGGACGAGAAGGTCTCCGGCGACGGTCTCGAAGCCCAGATTTACGAGACGACCCGCCGCCTCGTCGAGGACCACGAGGAGGAAATCGAGGAGAAGTACCCCGACCTCAAGCGCTCGGTGTCGGGCTACAACCTCCAGAAGGTCATCTACGAGAACGAGGACGGCGAGGAGGTCATCAACCTCTCGAAGCTCTTCGTGGGCGCCGAGGGGACCCTCGGCGTCATCGTCGAGGCCGAGGTGTCGCTGGTCACGCTGCCCGAGGAGACGGCGCTCGTCCTCTACTGCTTCGACGACCTGGTCGAGACGATGGAGGCGGTGCCGCAGGCGCTCCAGTTCGACGTCGGCGCCGTGGAGTTGATGGACGACGAGGTGTTCCAACTGGCCGCCGACTCGACGGAGTACGCCCAGTACGTCGAGATGATCCCGGAGGGGACGAAGGCGGCCCTGATGTTGGAGTTCGACTCGGAACTCGTCGACGACTTCCACGAGGCCATCGAGGAGACCAACGAGTTCTTCGTCGAGAACGGCGACGCCTTCCACGCCATCGAGGCCTACACCGAGGAGGACCAGGCCGACATCTGGAAGCTCCGGAAGGCCGCCATCCCCCTGCTGATGGGGATGAAAGGCGACCCCAAGCCGTACCCGTTCATCGAGGACGCGACGGTGCCGCCGGAGGAACTGTCCGAGTACGTCTTCGAGTTCGAGGAGGTACTGGAGAACCACGGCACCTCCGCCGCCTACTTCGCCCACGCCGGCAGCGGGACGCTCCACATCCGTCCCATCCTCAACCTCAAGGAGGAGGAGGGCATCGAGAAGATGCACTCCATCACGGAGGACGTGACCGACCTGGTGCTCGAACACCACGGCTCGTTCTCTGGCGAGCACGGCGACGGGATGGCGCGGACGGAGTTCAACCCCAAGATGTACGGCGACGAACTCTGGCAGGCGTTCAAGGAACTGAAGACGGCGTTCGATCCCGAGTGGCAGATGCATCCGGGGAACGTCGTCTACCGCGACGGTCCGGAGGACGTCGGCCCGGACTCGGACCGCGGCGTCGGCGCCGACATGCGGGAGCACCTCCGCTACGGCGCCGACTACCAGTCGGTCGAGCCCCAGACGGCGCTCGACTTCGAGGACGAGGGCGGCTTCTCGCACCTCGTCGAACTGTGTAACGGCTGTGGAACCTGTCGCCAGACCGACTCCGAGGTGATGTGTCCCACCTACCGCGCCTCCGAGGAGGAGATTCAGACGACGCGCGGCCGGGCGAACATGCTCCGGGCCGCGATCAGCGGCGAACTCGACGAGGAGGAGATCTACTCCGAGCGCTTCCAGGAGGAGGTCATGGACCTCTGTGTCGGCTGCAAGGGCTGCAAGAGCGACTGCCCGACCGGCGTCGACATGGCGAAGCTGAAGACGGAGGTCAAACACCAGTACCACCAGGAGGAGGGCGTCAGCCTGCGCGAGCGCGTCTTCGCCAACATCGACACGCTGTCGAAGCTCGGGTCGATGACGGCGCCGCTCTCCAACCTCGCGCCGAAGGTTCCGGGCGCCCGCGCGGTGATGGAGGAGGCGCTGGGCGTCTCCCGGGAGCGGGAACTGCCCACCTTCGCGAGCGAGAGCCTGGAGGCCTGGTTCGAGGAGCGCGGCCGCTGCAAGGTCGCCCCGAGCGAGGCCCAAGACCAGGTGTTGCTCTTCCCCGACACCTACACGAACTACATCTACCCCGACGCCGGGAAGGCGGCCATCGAGGTGCTCGAAGCCGCGGACGTGTTCGTCCGCATTCCCGACGACGTGGCGCCCTCGGGGCGGGCGGCCTTCTCCTCGGGCATGCTCGACCTGTGCCGCGAGCGCGCCGAGCGGAACGTCTCCGCGCTGCACGAGGCGGTCGACGACGGCTGGTCGGTCGTGTTCATCGAGCCCTCGGACGCGGTCATGTTCCAGGACGAGTACCGCGACCTGCTCTCCGGGTCGGCCGTCGAGGCCGTCTCCGACGCCGCCTACGGGATCATGGAGTACGCCGACGTCACCGGGCTGACCGACGGGGTCGAGTTCGACGCGCCGTCGCGGTCCCTGGCCTACCACGGCCACTGCAACCAGAAGGCGACGAACAAGGATCACCACGCCCTCGCCGCCCTGCAGGGTGCGGGCTACGACGTCGACCCGCTCAACACGACCTGCTGTGGGATGGCCGGCTCCTTCGGCTACCACGAGGAGCATTACGACATCTCACAGGCCATCGGCAGCCTCCTGTTCGAGGAGGTCGAGGAGAGCCCCGCGGATCAGGTGACCGCCCCGGGCGCCTCCTGTCGCTCCCAACTGGGCGACGAGTACGACGACCACCCGCCCCACCCCGTCGAGAAACTCGGGGACGCACTCCGATGA
- a CDS encoding ATP-binding protein yields the protein MVDVGRERIRVLHVDDDVDIGDPTAPHLEHEGDRFDVETVPDAGTALGRLDAGGVDCVVSGHDLPDRTGLEFLRAVRDRRPDLPFILYTAAGSEAVASEAISAGVTDYLRRGVQGDDALLAKRIHDAVEGYRAERTLRRSERRLDAVFEDPKMLVGVLSPDGRLHDANHTAMELVDADHEDLVGEPFWETPWWSDENRADVREWVERAAGGEYVEYEADHVGVDGDRRSVSGTIRPVTDESGTVVSLIASARDITERREHARELRRRNERLDQFTSVVSHDLRNPLNVATGNLSVARRDAECDHLDEAAHALERMGNLIDDLLTLARAGDRVSDVETVDLAATVRECWRNVSTSGASLDVETTRSIRADRSQLQHLLENLLRNAITHGGEDVTITVGDRADGFYVADDGPGIPEGQRETVFESGYSTSSDGTGFGLSIVAEIADAHDWDVAVAESAAGGTRFGITGVACVTDPCTAD from the coding sequence ATGGTCGACGTGGGCCGAGAGCGCATACGGGTCCTGCACGTCGACGACGACGTGGACATCGGCGACCCGACCGCACCGCACCTCGAACACGAGGGCGACCGATTCGACGTGGAGACGGTACCCGACGCCGGGACGGCGCTCGGCCGCTTGGACGCGGGCGGCGTCGACTGCGTGGTTTCGGGTCACGACCTGCCGGACCGGACCGGCCTCGAGTTCCTGCGCGCGGTCCGCGACCGTCGTCCCGACCTCCCCTTCATCCTCTATACGGCCGCCGGGAGCGAGGCGGTCGCCAGCGAGGCCATCTCCGCGGGCGTCACCGACTACCTCCGCCGCGGGGTTCAGGGCGACGACGCGCTCCTGGCCAAGCGGATCCACGACGCGGTCGAGGGGTACCGCGCGGAGCGGACGTTACGGCGGAGCGAGCGCCGCCTCGACGCCGTCTTCGAGGACCCGAAGATGCTCGTCGGCGTGCTCTCTCCCGACGGCCGACTCCACGACGCCAACCACACCGCCATGGAACTCGTCGACGCCGACCACGAGGACCTGGTCGGCGAGCCCTTCTGGGAGACGCCGTGGTGGTCCGACGAGAACCGAGCGGACGTCCGCGAGTGGGTCGAGCGCGCCGCCGGGGGCGAGTACGTCGAGTACGAGGCCGACCACGTCGGGGTGGACGGCGACCGGCGGAGCGTGAGCGGGACGATCCGACCGGTCACCGACGAGTCGGGGACCGTCGTCTCGCTCATCGCCTCGGCCCGCGACATCACCGAGCGGCGCGAACACGCGCGGGAACTCCGGCGCCGGAACGAGCGCCTCGATCAGTTCACGAGCGTCGTCTCCCACGACCTCCGGAATCCGCTGAACGTGGCGACCGGCAACCTGTCGGTAGCGCGCCGGGACGCCGAGTGCGACCACCTCGACGAGGCGGCACACGCCCTGGAGCGGATGGGGAACCTGATCGACGACCTGCTGACGCTCGCCCGCGCCGGCGACCGCGTGAGCGACGTCGAGACGGTGGATCTGGCGGCGACGGTTCGGGAGTGCTGGCGAAACGTCTCGACGAGCGGGGCGTCGCTCGACGTCGAGACGACCCGCTCGATCCGCGCGGATCGGAGCCAGCTCCAGCACCTCCTCGAGAACCTCCTCCGGAACGCCATCACCCACGGCGGCGAGGACGTGACGATCACCGTCGGCGACCGTGCGGACGGGTTCTACGTCGCGGACGACGGGCCGGGGATCCCCGAGGGCCAGCGCGAGACGGTGTTCGAGAGCGGCTACTCCACGTCGAGTGACGGCACCGGATTCGGGCTCTCCATCGTGGCCGAGATCGCCGACGCCCACGACTGGGACGTCGCGGTGGCCGAGAGCGCGGCCGGGGGAACCCGCTTCGGGATCACCGGCGTCGCCTGCGTGACCGACCCCTGCACGGCCGACTGA
- the gatE gene encoding Glu-tRNA(Gln) amidotransferase subunit GatE, protein MSEYDYEALGLVAGLEIHQQLDTATKLFCACPTERRDPEEATRTFSRYLHPTKSELGELDEAAVEESRVDREFEYLGFDTTCLVEEDDEPPGRIDDEALDVALQIADLLDMTAVDQAHVMRKIVVDGSNTSGFQRTALVGQDGEIETSEGPVGVEDLLLEEESAGRVEETDEGVRYSLDRLGIPLVEIGTRPDIGTPEQAREAAERIGMLLRSTGSVKRGLGTIRQDVNVSIAEGARVEIKGVQALDQIDDIVRLEVQRQVELLDVAAELDARDAEVGDPQDVSDVFADTDSGVIRGALDSGGRVTAVPLYGFDGLVGRELQPDRRFGTELSDHATRHGAGGIFHTDELPAYGVTEAEVEALRDAVDAGPEDAVAIVADDAETAELAIGAVADRARAGIEGVPEETRDATQEGTTRYLRPLPGAARMYPETDVPPVELDPSEVDRPELLTEKVERYQSDHGLDAGLAEQVAYGRRMSLFEDAVEAGVDATFAAGVLEGTLTELRRDDVPVDRLTDAHLLGVLRLVEDGDLAKEGVDEVLTTLAENPDLSPEAAIEEAGLAGVSEDEVREAVADVVERNADQVEREGMGAFSALMGECMGALRGKADGEVVSDVLRDEIGKRA, encoded by the coding sequence ATGAGCGAGTACGACTACGAGGCGCTCGGGTTGGTCGCGGGGCTGGAGATCCACCAGCAACTCGACACCGCGACCAAACTGTTCTGTGCGTGCCCGACCGAGCGTCGGGACCCCGAGGAGGCGACCCGAACCTTCTCCCGGTATCTCCACCCGACGAAGAGCGAACTCGGCGAACTCGACGAGGCGGCCGTGGAGGAGAGCCGCGTCGACCGCGAGTTCGAGTATCTGGGCTTCGACACCACCTGTCTCGTCGAGGAGGACGACGAACCGCCGGGGCGGATCGACGACGAGGCGCTCGACGTCGCCCTCCAGATCGCCGACCTGCTGGACATGACGGCCGTCGATCAGGCCCACGTCATGCGGAAGATCGTCGTCGACGGCTCGAACACCTCCGGCTTCCAGCGGACGGCGCTGGTGGGTCAGGACGGCGAAATCGAGACGAGCGAGGGACCGGTCGGCGTCGAGGACCTCCTGCTCGAAGAGGAGAGCGCCGGCCGCGTCGAGGAGACCGACGAGGGCGTCCGCTACAGCCTCGACCGACTCGGCATCCCGCTGGTGGAGATCGGCACCCGTCCGGACATCGGCACGCCCGAACAGGCCCGCGAGGCCGCCGAGCGCATCGGCATGCTCCTGCGCTCGACCGGGTCGGTCAAGCGCGGCCTCGGCACCATCCGCCAGGACGTGAACGTCTCCATCGCCGAGGGCGCCCGCGTCGAGATCAAGGGCGTCCAGGCGCTGGATCAGATCGACGACATCGTCCGGCTGGAGGTGCAACGACAGGTCGAACTCCTCGACGTCGCGGCCGAACTCGACGCCCGGGACGCCGAGGTCGGCGACCCGCAGGACGTGAGCGACGTGTTCGCGGACACCGACAGCGGCGTGATCCGCGGCGCCCTGGACTCCGGCGGCCGCGTCACCGCCGTCCCGCTCTACGGCTTCGACGGCCTCGTCGGCCGCGAACTCCAGCCGGATCGCCGCTTCGGCACCGAACTCTCGGATCACGCCACGCGCCACGGCGCCGGGGGGATCTTCCACACCGACGAACTCCCCGCCTACGGCGTCACCGAGGCGGAAGTCGAGGCGCTCCGCGACGCCGTCGACGCCGGCCCCGAGGACGCCGTCGCCATCGTCGCCGACGACGCCGAGACGGCCGAACTGGCGATCGGTGCCGTCGCCGACCGCGCCCGGGCGGGCATCGAGGGGGTCCCCGAGGAGACCCGCGACGCGACACAGGAGGGGACGACCCGCTACCTCCGGCCCCTGCCCGGCGCGGCGCGGATGTACCCCGAGACGGACGTGCCGCCGGTCGAACTCGATCCGAGCGAGGTCGACCGGCCGGAACTGCTGACCGAGAAGGTCGAGCGCTACCAGTCCGACCACGGCCTCGACGCGGGGCTGGCCGAACAGGTGGCCTACGGCCGACGGATGTCGCTGTTCGAGGACGCTGTCGAGGCGGGCGTCGACGCCACCTTCGCCGCCGGGGTGTTGGAGGGAACGCTGACCGAACTCCGCCGCGACGACGTGCCGGTCGACCGCCTCACCGACGCCCACCTGCTCGGGGTCCTCCGGCTGGTCGAGGACGGCGACCTGGCGAAGGAGGGCGTCGACGAGGTGCTGACGACGCTCGCCGAGAACCCCGACCTCTCGCCCGAGGCGGCCATCGAGGAGGCGGGCCTCGCCGGCGTCTCCGAGGACGAGGTTCGCGAGGCCGTCGCCGACGTCGTCGAGCGCAACGCCGACCAGGTCGAACGCGAGGGCATGGGCGCTTTCTCCGCGCTCATGGGCGAGTGCATGGGCGCGCTCCGCGGCAAGGCCGACGGCGAAGTCGTCAGCGACGTCCTTCGGGACGAGATCGGCAAGCGGGCCTGA
- a CDS encoding VOC family protein, giving the protein MSLIHVCLNVADAEESIEFYRQFGFEESWSFETPDGETENRYVADEDGVEIQLSETEGETEFEMGTAWDHVAIGVNDVDAVFERIDHHGVVEEPGDQPAAGARTAFVEDPDGHVVELVEPME; this is encoded by the coding sequence ATGAGCCTGATTCACGTCTGTCTGAACGTCGCCGACGCAGAGGAGTCGATCGAGTTCTACCGGCAGTTCGGCTTCGAGGAATCCTGGTCGTTCGAGACGCCGGACGGCGAGACGGAGAACCGCTACGTCGCCGACGAGGACGGCGTCGAGATTCAGCTCTCCGAAACCGAAGGGGAAACCGAGTTCGAGATGGGAACCGCGTGGGATCACGTCGCCATCGGCGTCAACGACGTGGACGCCGTCTTCGAGCGGATCGATCACCACGGCGTCGTCGAGGAACCGGGCGACCAGCCCGCCGCCGGCGCACGCACGGCGTTCGTCGAGGACCCCGACGGCCACGTCGTCGAACTCGTCGAGCCGATGGAGTAG
- a CDS encoding DUF7504 family protein translates to MSDADYTFEGLPIDPVRPGTTVLVAGPSHGGTKELAYRMLAGDDGVIVLTTNTTAADTAADCETVGIEPTPDRMGIVDCLDSDDSGVPARVMTVSSAQDLTGIGMRYSKLYREFHREGVRRVRTGLFSISTVLSLTELQTVSRFVHTLAGRVSKVDGLGVFLVDPAMHDERELRTIAQFCDGRIDVREGPELRSRSFLGGASEWVPFDPVPANADD, encoded by the coding sequence ATGAGTGACGCGGACTACACCTTCGAGGGACTGCCGATCGATCCCGTCAGGCCCGGGACGACCGTCCTCGTCGCCGGGCCGTCGCACGGCGGCACCAAGGAACTCGCCTACCGGATGCTCGCCGGCGACGATGGGGTGATCGTCCTGACGACGAACACGACGGCCGCCGACACCGCGGCCGACTGCGAGACGGTCGGCATCGAGCCAACCCCGGACCGGATGGGCATCGTCGACTGTCTGGACAGCGACGACAGCGGCGTCCCCGCCCGCGTGATGACCGTCTCCAGCGCGCAGGACCTGACGGGCATCGGGATGCGCTACTCCAAGCTCTACCGGGAGTTCCATCGGGAGGGGGTTCGGCGGGTCCGGACGGGACTGTTCTCGATATCGACGGTCCTCTCGCTCACGGAGCTACAGACCGTCTCGCGGTTCGTCCACACGCTCGCGGGGCGGGTGAGCAAGGTGGACGGCCTCGGCGTCTTCCTCGTCGATCCGGCGATGCACGACGAGCGCGAACTGCGGACCATCGCGCAGTTCTGCGACGGTCGGATCGACGTCCGCGAGGGACCGGAACTCCGGTCCCGTAGCTTCCTCGGCGGGGCGTCGGAGTGGGTGCCCTTCGATCCCGTGCCCGCGAACGCCGACGACTGA